From Nicotiana tabacum cultivar K326 chromosome 15, ASM71507v2, whole genome shotgun sequence, the proteins below share one genomic window:
- the LOC107781732 gene encoding heavy metal-associated isoprenylated plant protein 39-like, which produces MGQQKLVVKIMTMSDEKTKQKAMEAVADIHGVDSIAADIKEQKMIILGEMDSIAVAKKLKKVGKIDIISVGPAKQEKKEEKDEKKDEKAVDKK; this is translated from the exons ATGGGACAG CAAAAGTTGGTGGTAAAGATTATGACAATGAGCGACGAAAAAACGAAACAAAAAGCTATGGAGGCTGTTGCTGATATACATG GAGTTGATTCGATAGCAGCTGATATAAAGGAGCAGAAGATGATAATTTTGGGTGAAATGGATAGTATAGCAGTTGCAAAAAAGTTAAAGAAAGTTGGGAAAATTGACATAATATCAGTTGGTCCAGCTAaacaagaaaaaaaggaagagaaggaCGAAAAGAAGGATGAAAAGGCTGTGGATAAGAAATGA